In Ooceraea biroi isolate clonal line C1 chromosome 13, Obir_v5.4, whole genome shotgun sequence, a genomic segment contains:
- the LOC105284026 gene encoding protein argonaute-2, whose translation MKLRHPHLPCLQVGQEHKHTYLPLEVCNIVAGQRCIKKLTDMQTSTMIKATARSAPDREREINNLVRRADFNNDSYVQEFGLTISNSMMEVRGRVLPPPKLQYGGRVSSLSGQTKQQAMPNQGVWDMRGKQFFTGVEIRVWAIACFAPQRTVREDALRSFTTQLQKISNDAGMPIIGQPCFCKYATGPDQVEPMFRYLKSTFSQLQLVCVVLPGKTPVYAEVKRVGDTLLGMATQCVQAKNVNKTSPQTLSNLCLKINVKLGGINSILVPSIRPKVFNEPVIFLGADVTHPPAGDNKKPSIAAVVGSMDAHPSRYAATVRVQQHRQEIIQELSSMVRELLIMFYKSTGGYKPHRIILYRDGVSEGQFLQVLQHELVAIREACLKLEFEYRPGITFIVVQKRHHTRLFCADKKEQSGKSGNIPAGTTVDVCITHPTEFDFYLCSHQGIQGTSRPSHYHVLWDDNHFESDELQCLTYQLCHTYVRCTRSVSIPAPAYYAHLVAFRARYHLVEKEHDSGEGSHQSGCSEDRTPGAMARAITVHADTKRVMYFA comes from the exons ATGAAGTTGCGTCACCCGCATCTGCCCTGCCTGCAAGTTGGTCAGGAACACAAGCACACGTATCTGCCGCTCGAG GTTTGCAATATCGTTGCCGGACAACGCTGCATCAAGAAGCTGACCGATATGCAGACTTCGACTATGATCAAAGCGACCGCGCGCTCCGCACCGGATCGTGAACGGGAGATCAACAATCTCGTTAGGAGAGCCGACTTTAACAATGACTCCTACGTACAGGAATTCGGATTGACCATATCGAATAGTATGATGGAGGTCAGGGGTCGTGTCCTGCCACCGCCCAAACTGCAGTACGGAGGGCGCGTAAGCTCCCTCAGTGGACAG ACGAAGCAGCAGGCGATGCCTAATCAAGGCGTGTGGGACATGCGCGGCAAGCAGTTCTTCACCGGCGTGGAGATCAGGGTGTGGGCGATCGCTTGCTTCGCGCCGCAGAGAACGGTACGCGAGGATGCGTTACGTTCGTTCACGACGCAGCTGCAGAAGATTAGCAACGACGCCGGTATGCCCATCATTGGGCAGCCATGCTTTTGTAAATACGCTACCGGGCCGGATCAGGTCGAGCCCATGTTCAGATACCTGAAATCGACCTTCTCGCAACTGCAGCTAGTCTGCGTCGTGCTGCCGGGGAAAACTCCTGTATACG CTGAGGTGAAGAGAGTAGGTGACACGTTACTAGGTATGGCGACTCAGTGCGTACAGGCGAAGAATGTGAATAAGACATCGCCGCAGACGCTGTCCAATCTCTGTCTTAAGATAAACGTGAAGCTGGGAGGCATCAACAGCATTCTAGTACCTAGCATAAGACCGAAGGTCTTTAACGAACCAGTCATATTTCTTGGAGCTGACGTGACTCATCCGCCGGCAGGAGATAACAAGAAACCTAGCATAGCCGCCGTAGTCGGCAGCATGGACGCGCATCCGTCCCGTTACGCGGCGACCGTGCGGGTTCAACAGCACAGACAAGAAATTATTCAGGAGCTTAGTTCGATGGTTAG ggaattattaataatgttttacaaAAGTACGGGCGGTTATAAACCGcacagaataattttatatcgcgaCGGCGTCTCTGAGGGGCAGTTTCTTCAAGTCCTGCAGCACGAGTTGGTTGCCATTCGCGAGGCCTGCCTCAAGCTCGAGTTTGAATACAGACCTGGCATAACGTTCATCGTAGTGCAGAAGCGACACCACACACGCTTGTTCTGCGCGGATAAGAAGGAGCAGAGCGGGAAGAGTGGGAATATACCAGCGGGCACGACGGTCGACGTGTGCATAACGCATCCGACGGAATTCGACTTTTACCTGTGCAGTCACCAGGGTATCCAG GGCACGTCGCGACCCTCGCACTACCATGTTCTCTGGGACGATAACCACTTCGAGAGCGACGAGCTGCAGTGTCTCACTTATCAGCTGTGTCACACTTACGTCAGATGCACGAGATCCGTTAGCATACCGGCGCCAGCGTACTATGCTCATCTTGTGGCCTTCCGAGCTAGATATCATTTGGTCGAGAAGGAGCACGACAG CGGTGAAGGGTCCCATCAGTCGGGCTGCAGCGAGGACAGAACACCGGGCGCAATGGCACGTGCGATCACGGTCCACGCCGACACGAAACGGGTCATGTATTTCGCGTAA